From Aerosticca soli, a single genomic window includes:
- a CDS encoding recombinase family protein — MPTPGPVTPSRRCAVYTRKSTDEGLDQEYNSLEAQRDAGLAFIASQRHEGWIAIEEGYDDGGYSGGNLDRPALKRLLADIEAGRIDIVVVYKIDRLTRSLADFAKLVEVFDRNGVSFVSVTQQFNTTTSMGRLTLNILLSFAQFEREVTGERIRDKIAASKAKGMWMGGMPPLGYDVVDRKLVVNEREAALVRDIFRRYAEHGSAARLVREMAIEGHTTKAWVTQGGRRRTGRPIDQQYIFALLRNRIYLGEIRNHGTWYPGQHEAIVPRDLWDAVHAFIERRKQAPREHRAQHPALLAGLLFAPDGQRMLHTFVKKKSGRTYRYYVPYLHKRRNAGASLAPDAPDVGHLPAAEIENAVLTQIHAALSAPEVLIGTWRACQRHPAGAALDEAQVVVAMRRIGDVWAQLFPAEQQRIARLLIERVQLHEYGLDILWREDGWLGLGPEIGVHPLVDECRAPAEEVLT; from the coding sequence ATGCCGACGCCTGGTCCCGTCACGCCATCGAGGCGCTGTGCGGTCTACACCCGCAAGTCCACCGACGAGGGATTGGACCAGGAGTACAACAGCCTGGAGGCCCAACGCGACGCGGGGCTGGCCTTCATCGCCAGCCAACGTCATGAGGGCTGGATCGCCATCGAGGAGGGTTATGACGACGGCGGCTACTCCGGCGGCAATCTCGACCGCCCTGCGCTCAAGCGCCTGCTGGCCGACATCGAGGCCGGCAGGATCGACATCGTGGTCGTCTACAAGATCGATCGCCTCACGCGCAGCCTGGCGGACTTCGCCAAGCTGGTGGAGGTGTTCGACCGCAACGGCGTCTCCTTCGTCTCGGTCACGCAGCAGTTCAACACCACCACCTCGATGGGGCGGCTCACGCTCAACATCCTGCTGTCCTTCGCGCAGTTCGAGCGCGAGGTCACCGGCGAGCGCATCCGCGACAAGATCGCCGCCTCCAAGGCGAAGGGCATGTGGATGGGCGGCATGCCGCCGCTGGGCTATGACGTCGTCGATCGCAAGCTCGTCGTCAACGAGCGCGAGGCCGCACTCGTGCGTGACATCTTCCGGCGCTACGCCGAGCATGGCTCGGCTGCACGGCTGGTGCGGGAGATGGCGATCGAGGGGCACACCACCAAGGCCTGGGTGACCCAAGGCGGGCGCCGGCGCACGGGCCGACCCATCGACCAGCAATACATCTTCGCGCTGCTGCGCAACCGCATCTACCTGGGTGAGATCCGCAACCACGGCACGTGGTATCCCGGCCAACACGAAGCGATCGTGCCACGAGACCTGTGGGACGCCGTGCACGCTTTCATCGAGCGCCGCAAGCAGGCGCCGCGCGAACACCGGGCCCAACACCCGGCGCTGCTCGCGGGCCTGCTGTTCGCGCCCGACGGCCAGCGCATGCTGCACACCTTCGTCAAGAAGAAGAGCGGACGCACCTACCGCTACTACGTCCCCTACCTGCACAAGCGTCGTAACGCGGGCGCGAGCCTGGCGCCGGACGCCCCAGACGTCGGCCATCTGCCCGCGGCCGAGATCGAGAACGCGGTGCTGACGCAGATCCACGCGGCGCTCTCGGCGCCGGAGGTGCTGATCGGTACCTGGCGGGCGTGCCAGCGCCACCCGGCGGGTGCCGCCCTCGACGAAGCGCAGGTGGTGGTGGCGATGCGACGCATCGGCGACGTGTGGGCGCAGTTGTTCCCGGCCGAGCAGCAACGCATCGCGCGGCTGCTGATCGAGCGGGTCCAACTGCATGAGTACGGACTCGACATCCTCTGGCGTGAAGACGGCTGGCTGGGATTGGGGCCCGAGATCGGCGTGCATCCCTTGGTCGACGAGTGCCGCGCGCCTGCCGAGGAGGTCTTGACATGA